Genomic window (Spirosoma sp. KCTC 42546):
CTGGCTGATACGATCAAACACACATTGTCTGATACAATGCAGCAGGCAGGTATCAAACAGGGAAAAATTATGCAGGCCATGCGGTTGGCCCTTACGGGCTCCGGCGCAGGCCCCGATCTGATGCTAACCATGGAAATCATCGGCAAAGACGAAACAATTGGACGCTTAGAGAAAGCGCTGGAGATCTTGAAGATAGCCGTATGATGTATGATATAGAATGTATGATGTATGTTTAAGTATCCATTTTTCACTTAAGCCTACATCATACATTATGACTCAAAAATCTAATCTCACTAAAGACAAAAGTTTTGCATTTGCAATACGTATTATTAGGCTGGAACAATACCTTCGAAAAACAAAACGAGAAACGATTCTAAGTCGACAATTGATCAGGAGTGGCACATCAGTGGGAGCTAATATCCGTGAAGGTTATAATGCAGAATCGGACGCTGACTTCATTCATAAATTGGGTATTGCTCAAAAAGAATGCGACGAAACATGTTACTGGTTGGAGTTGTTAAACGCAACAGACTATCTTGACGAAAAGCAATTTAGTTCTATATATGCAGATGCCGAAGCCTTACTTAAAATCATCAAGAGTATAATCCTGACCAAGAAGCAAAATCGCACTCTATAAAATATATCATACCTCATATATCATACATCCTTGAGACATGGCAAAGAAAAAAACGAATCCCGATGAAAACGACAAGCCACGCGTTCACAAGGAACTTGAAGGCTTCGATATTCAGATTAACTCATTCGGCGAAATCACGACGAGTTTTGATATTGATCGAATCAACCAGTTTCTGAACAAAACGGTAGATGATAAAAAACTTCGCCATCGTACCGACCTGAATCTGAAAGGTGATCCTGAACCTGACGAGAAAGACGATGATGTGGATGACGATCAACTCTTTGACGAGTCAGACAATGATTTGCCAGACGACATCAATCAACGCTAAAAGCCCGACCCGTTAAAATGCCCGGTCGGGCTTTTTTTGTACCGTTTGTCAGAAAAACTATTTATGGAATGGTCGAGTTTCCGTAGTTTTCGTTCACTAATAATCGCTCCAACCAACTAGCGATATCTAACCGATAACCACTAACGACGCTCAGCATGTATTCTCACGAAATTGACTACAAAATCATTGGTGAAGACATCCAGATTGTAGAAATCGAACTAGACCCCAACGAAACCGTTATTGCCGAAGCGGGCTCCATGCTGTTTATGGAAGATGGCATCACCTTCGAAACCAAAATGGGCGATGGCTCGCAGCCCGACCAGGGTTTTCTGGGTAAACTGCTTCAAGCGGGTTCGCGTATGGTTATGGGTGAGTCCTTATTTATGACCCACTTCACAAACCGGGGTGTTGGCAAAAAGAAAGTAGCCTTTGCCGCTCCCTATCCGGGTACGATCATGGCTGTCAATCTGGCAAACATTTATGGCAATACCCTCATTGTTCAGAAAGATGCCTTTTTATGCGCAGCTCTGGGCACGAAGCTAAGTATTCAGTTCAACCAGCGTTTAGGAGCTGGCTTCTTTGGCGGAGAGGGCTTCATTCTCGAAAAAGTGCAGGGTGATGGGATGGCCTTCATTCATTCTGGGGGTGTGGTTATAGAGCGAACACTTAATAATGAAACCTTACGGGTAGACACTGGCTGCGTAGTTGGTTTTGAACCCAGTATCAATTTTGACATTCAACGGGCGGGTGGCCTTCGGAGCATGGTGTTTGGTGGGGAAGGATTGTTTCTGGCTACGTTGCGTGGCTCGGGTAAAGTCTGGATTCAGTCGATGCCAATTTCTAAACTGGTACAACGACTAGCCCCTTATAGTGCACAAGGTCATAAGGAAGGCGGTTCCGTACTGGGACAGTTGGGGAATTTGTTTGAAGGTTAGTCTAAACCACACGGGCGG
Coding sequences:
- a CDS encoding TIGR00266 family protein, with amino-acid sequence MYSHEIDYKIIGEDIQIVEIELDPNETVIAEAGSMLFMEDGITFETKMGDGSQPDQGFLGKLLQAGSRMVMGESLFMTHFTNRGVGKKKVAFAAPYPGTIMAVNLANIYGNTLIVQKDAFLCAALGTKLSIQFNQRLGAGFFGGEGFILEKVQGDGMAFIHSGGVVIERTLNNETLRVDTGCVVGFEPSINFDIQRAGGLRSMVFGGEGLFLATLRGSGKVWIQSMPISKLVQRLAPYSAQGHKEGGSVLGQLGNLFEG
- a CDS encoding four helix bundle protein, with protein sequence MTQKSNLTKDKSFAFAIRIIRLEQYLRKTKRETILSRQLIRSGTSVGANIREGYNAESDADFIHKLGIAQKECDETCYWLELLNATDYLDEKQFSSIYADAEALLKIIKSIILTKKQNRTL